One window of Microbacterium sp. 1S1 genomic DNA carries:
- a CDS encoding fluoride efflux transporter FluC has protein sequence MNLRRVLLVALGGTLGTAARLGLGLLLPDQGGFPVAVPVANVLGAVLIGVVAARLPASADLRILLGTGVLGGFTTYSAFMTGTVDLWASAPLLAAAYAAGSLVLGLLAAAAGLWLGRPRRGAPS, from the coding sequence GTGAATCTGCGTCGTGTCCTGCTCGTGGCGCTCGGCGGCACGCTGGGGACGGCGGCGCGGCTGGGGCTCGGGCTTCTCCTACCCGATCAGGGCGGATTCCCCGTGGCCGTACCCGTGGCCAACGTGCTGGGCGCGGTGCTCATCGGGGTCGTGGCGGCACGGCTGCCGGCCTCCGCCGACCTGCGCATCCTGCTGGGCACCGGTGTCCTCGGGGGCTTCACGACCTACAGCGCCTTCATGACGGGGACCGTGGACCTGTGGGCGTCGGCTCCGCTCCTGGCCGCCGCGTACGCCGCAGGCAGCCTGGTCCTCGGCCTCCTCGCGGCGGCCGCGGGCCTGTGGCTGGGACGCCCGCGCCGGGGAGCGCCGTCGTGA